The following nucleotide sequence is from Bradyrhizobium roseum.
CTCGCCGGCGCGCGCCGCTTCGATGGTGGAATTGAGCGCCAGCAGCGTGGTCTGGCGCGCGATCTGCGCGATCAGGTTGACGACATTGCCGATTGCGGCTGAGGATTCCCGCAGGCGGTCGACATTGGTGCTGGCCTCGCGGGCGGCGTCGCTGGCCTGGTCGGCGAGCTTGCCGGCGTCGCGGACCTGGGAGCCGATCCCCTGCGCCGACCGGGTGAACTTGTCGGCGGCGTGCGAAAAGGTCGTGGCCGTGCCCTGCGCGGCGCTGGTGTGGCTTGTCAGGGCATCAGTGCGCTGGCGGATGGTCGACAGCGTGGCAGCCGTTGCCTCCGCACCCCCGGCCACCGAAGTGGCAGCACGTTCGAGCTGGCGGATCATGGCGCCGAGTTCGAGTTCCAGGAGTTCAAGGATGGCCCTGGCCGAATCGCCCTCAGCGGACACGGCTTCCGTTGAAGTGGCGGCCCGCTGAGCCTTGGGCTGGACAGCAGGCAACGCCGGTTCCGGCACCCGCCTTTTGAAGAAACCGAAGGCCATAGCGTCTCGTAAAAGTTGAGGGTCGGTGGGAAATCCTCTCATCCGAGCATGAAATCATGGTTAACAACTGCCTGATATTTTGGTGGGCGGGCACTACTTTAGTCGCCGACTCCGTCCCAAATCTTTGATTTTGCCTGATTGTCGGCCTATAAGGCCGCGCTTTCACCCCACATTCCCACCGGACGAATCCAAGAGAGCCCTGCATGGCCGGCCATTCCCAGTTCAAGAACATCATGCACCGCAAGGGCAAGCAGGATGCCCAGAAGTCGAAACTGTTCGGCAAGCTGGCGCGGGAAATCACGGTGGCGGCCAAATTGGGCACCCCGGACCCGGCCATGAACCCGCGGCTGCGCGCGGCCGTGATCGCGGCGCGCCAGGAGAACATGCCGAAGGACAATATCGAGCGCGCCATCAAGAAGGCGACCGGCGGCGACAGCGAGAGCTACGACGAAATCCGCTACGAGGGCTACGGCCCCGGCGGCGTTGCCGTGATCGTCGAGGCGCTGACCGACAACCGCAACCGCGCCGCCTCCGACATCCGCTCCTTCTTCACCAAGTCCGGCGGCAATCTCGGCGAAACCGGCTCGGTCGCCTTCATGTTCGACCGCACCGGCATCATCGAATATGATTCCAGCAAGGCCTCCGACGACGCGATGCTGGATGCCGCGATCGAGGCCGGCGCCGACGACGTGATCTCGAGCGAGAGCGGCCACGAGATCTACGCCTCGCAGGAAACTTTTCGCGAGGTGGCCAAGGCGCTGGAAGCGAAATTCGGCGAAGCCCGCAAAGCGGCGCTGACCTGGAAGCCGCAGAACACGGTCGCCGTCGACGACGAGACCGGCGAGAAGCTGTTGAAGCTGATGGACCTCTTGAACGAGCACGACGACGTCCAGAACGTCTACGCGAACTTCGAGATTTCGGATGCGCTGGTCGCGAAGATGGGCGGATAGTACCCGGCGTTACTCCCACGCCGTCGTCATCACCCAGCTCGACGGGCGATCCAGTATTCCAGAGACGTCCGTTATCGACCGAAAAGCCTCGGCGTACTGGATCCC
It contains:
- a CDS encoding YebC/PmpR family DNA-binding transcriptional regulator translates to MAGHSQFKNIMHRKGKQDAQKSKLFGKLAREITVAAKLGTPDPAMNPRLRAAVIAARQENMPKDNIERAIKKATGGDSESYDEIRYEGYGPGGVAVIVEALTDNRNRAASDIRSFFTKSGGNLGETGSVAFMFDRTGIIEYDSSKASDDAMLDAAIEAGADDVISSESGHEIYASQETFREVAKALEAKFGEARKAALTWKPQNTVAVDDETGEKLLKLMDLLNEHDDVQNVYANFEISDALVAKMGG